A region from the Canis lupus dingo isolate Sandy chromosome 9, ASM325472v2, whole genome shotgun sequence genome encodes:
- the PTRH2 gene encoding peptidyl-tRNA hydrolase 2, mitochondrial isoform X2 encodes MLSKSLVMEYLAHPGALSLAAGVACGMCLGWGLRVRFGMIPRSSVSETDTETGSEASILGESGEYKMILVVRNDLKMGKGKVAAQCSHAAVSAYKQIQRRNPELLKQWEYCGQPKVVVKAPDEETLVELLTHAKMLGLTVSLIQDAGRTQIAPGSRTVLGIGPGPADLIDKVTGHLKLY; translated from the coding sequence atGCTCTCCAAATCCTTGGTGATGGAATATTTGGCTCATCCTGGTGCACTCAGCTTGGCTGCCGGAGTTGCTTGTGGCATGTGCCTGGGCTGGGGCCTCCGTGTACGCTTTGGGATGATCCCCAGAAGCTCGGTCAgcgagacagacacagagactggAAGTGAAGCAAGCATCTTAGGAGAGAGTGGGGAGTATAAAATGATTCTTGTGGTTCGAAATGACTTAAAGATGGGAAAAGGGAAAGTGGCTGCCCAGTGCTCTCATGCTGCTGTTTCTGCCTACAAGCAAATTCAAAGGAGAAACCCTGAGTTGCTCAAACAATGGGAATACTGTGGCCAGCCCAAAGTGGTGGTCAAAGCCCCTGATGAAGAAACCTTGGTTGAATTATTGACCCATGCGAAAATGCTAGGACTGACTGTAAGTTTAATCCAAGATGCTGGACGTACTCAGATTGCACCAGGCTCTAGAACTGTCTTGGGAATTGGGCCAGGACCAGCAGACCTAATTGACAAAGTCACTGGTCACCTAAAACTTTACTAG
- the PTRH2 gene encoding peptidyl-tRNA hydrolase 2, mitochondrial isoform X1 codes for MRKMLSKSLVMEYLAHPGALSLAAGVACGMCLGWGLRVRFGMIPRSSVSETDTETGSEASILGESGEYKMILVVRNDLKMGKGKVAAQCSHAAVSAYKQIQRRNPELLKQWEYCGQPKVVVKAPDEETLVELLTHAKMLGLTVSLIQDAGRTQIAPGSRTVLGIGPGPADLIDKVTGHLKLY; via the exons ATGAGAAAG atGCTCTCCAAATCCTTGGTGATGGAATATTTGGCTCATCCTGGTGCACTCAGCTTGGCTGCCGGAGTTGCTTGTGGCATGTGCCTGGGCTGGGGCCTCCGTGTACGCTTTGGGATGATCCCCAGAAGCTCGGTCAgcgagacagacacagagactggAAGTGAAGCAAGCATCTTAGGAGAGAGTGGGGAGTATAAAATGATTCTTGTGGTTCGAAATGACTTAAAGATGGGAAAAGGGAAAGTGGCTGCCCAGTGCTCTCATGCTGCTGTTTCTGCCTACAAGCAAATTCAAAGGAGAAACCCTGAGTTGCTCAAACAATGGGAATACTGTGGCCAGCCCAAAGTGGTGGTCAAAGCCCCTGATGAAGAAACCTTGGTTGAATTATTGACCCATGCGAAAATGCTAGGACTGACTGTAAGTTTAATCCAAGATGCTGGACGTACTCAGATTGCACCAGGCTCTAGAACTGTCTTGGGAATTGGGCCAGGACCAGCAGACCTAATTGACAAAGTCACTGGTCACCTAAAACTTTACTAG